Proteins from one Ipomoea triloba cultivar NCNSP0323 chromosome 1, ASM357664v1 genomic window:
- the LOC116000160 gene encoding extracellular ribonuclease LE-like encodes MALMKSQTSVFIKLLFITHCFAQDYDFFYFVQQWPGSYCDTSSSCCYPTTGKPASDFGIHGLWPNYNDGTYPSNCDSSNPYDESQISDLISRMQQEWPTLACPSSNGSKFWSHEWEKHGTCSESVLDQHSYFQTTLNLKDQIDLLQILESAGIQADGNSYNLSSIQTAIENAVGYAPWIECNSDASGNIQLYQVYFCVDAWGTDLIKCPVFPTGTCASSIKFPSFDYSGNSFI; translated from the exons ATGGCACTGATGAAATCTCAAACTTCAGTGTTCATAAAATTATTGTTCATCACTCACTGCTTTGCTCAAGATTACGACTTCTTCTACTTCGTTCAACAG TGGCCAGGATCATATTGTGACACTAGTAGCAGCTGTTGCTACCCTACTACAGGGAAGCCAGCCTCAGACTTTGGCATCCATGGATTATGGCCTAACTACAATGATGGCACTTATCCATCAAACTGTGATTCCAGCAACCCCTATGATGAATCTCAG ATTTCAGACCTGATTAGCAGAATGCAACAAGAATGGCCGACCCTGGCCTGTCCAAGCAGCAACGGCTCGAAGTTCTGGTCGCATGAATGGGAAAAACACGGGACATGTTCTGAGTCTGTACTCGACCAACACTCTTACTTTCAGACCACTTTAAACCTCAAAGATCAAATTGATCTCCTCCAGATTCTTGAGAGTGCAG gaATCCAGGCGGATGGGAATTCTTACAACCTGAGCAGCATACAAACCGCAATCGAAAATGCAGTGGGATATGCTCCTTGGATAGAATGCAACAGTGATGCAAGTGGCAACATCCAGCTGTACCAGGTTTACTTCTGTGTCGATGCTTGGGGTACTGACTTAATCAAATGCCCTGTTTTCCCCACAGGAACTTGTGCTTCCAGTATTAAGTTCCCATCTTTCGACTATTCTGGGAACTCTTTCATTTGA